GCGTCGTCGACGACCGCCGCGAGGTCCGCGGTCTCGAACTCGTCGATGTCCGCGCCCTGCCGGGCAAGCGTCAGGAGGTCCTCGATGAGGGCTTCCATCCGGTCGAGGGCGTCGCGCACCTGCTGGAAGTCCGCCTCGTCGCCGCTCTCCCGGGCGACTCCGAGATACCCGTCCGCGAGGTTCAGCGGGTTCCGGAGGTCGTGGGACACGACCGCAGCGAACTTCTCGAGTCGCTCGTTCTGTCGTGCGAGTTCGCGCTCGCGGGCCGCCAGGAGGTCGACCAACTCGATCGAAGCGATGGCGTGACCCATCGACTCGCCGACCTCGGAGAGGACGTCGCTCTCGCGCTCGTCGAACACGTTCCGTCGGTCCGCGTAGATGCTGAAGAAGCCGTAGACGGTGTCGTCGTGGACGACCGGGACGACGGCGAGCGACTCGACGCCGTGTTGCTCGAAGAGCTCCCACCACGGCTCCATCGACGGGTCGGCGTACACGTTCGGGACGGTCTGGATTTCGCCCGTCCGGATCGCTTTCCCGCCCGCGCCGCCGCCGGTTTCGCTCTCGTCAACCGTGACGACGATGGACTGGACGTAGTCGTCGGGGAGGCCCGCCCACGCCGTCGGCCGGACGACTTCCTCGGCTTCGTGGTAGCGCCCGATCCAGACGCCGTCGTACGGTTCGGACTCCGCGAGGCGCTCGCAGACTGCCTGCTCGAGTGCCTCCCGGTCGTCCGCCTCGACCATCTCCTGTGTCGTGATGCGCAGCGTCTCGTTGATCCGGCTCAGTTGGGCGATCGAGCGCTGCTGGACGATCCGTCGCGCGTCGTAGACGCCGACGAGGAAGCCGACGAGCACGCCGAACGGCGTCACGCCGAAAAGCGGCGCGAACTCGCCCGGTACCGGGACACCGAAGATATCGACCGTCGGCGGCAAGGTGAACCCCCGAGCGAGGACGCCCGAAAGGATCCACGCATCGAGCGCCACGATGGCGACGATGCCGCCCACCGTCCACGCGAACGCGCGCCCGGCGAACTCGGGCGGGACGAGGCGTTCGTCGGCGACGGCGACGCCGACCACGACGACGGCGAGCGAGGCGACGAGCGGGACGGCGCTGAGCGCAACGAGGATCGGCCGTTCGTGCAGGACGAACACGCCGCTGAGGTGGATAACGACGAAGACGGCCCCTATTGCGGCGATCAGTCCGCCGACGACACGGGATAAAAGCCCGGATATTATCGGGGGCTAGGGGTGTCGGGTAGATGACACCCGGAACGGGGAGTTTGCGACTCCCGGGGTCCAGCAAGGGAGTCGTCGAAATCGGCTACATCAACCGACATGGACGGAACGTTGAACGGGCATCCTCGCCGTCCGCAGTCCGTCTCACTGGTCTCGCCCCCCGACTGGTGCACTCGTGGCCAGTTGCCCCGGATGGGGGAAGACGAACCCCCGCCTACAAACGCCAACCAGCGGGGTACATCATTTCGGGGCGGACGGGCTGACCGAACTGGGGGCATCGTTGATAGTGAACAAACTCCACGCTACCGTTATAGAATCTTTCATAAGATCGCCAACGGTTCACCGCGGCAGTGATTCGTGTTCCATCGTCGAGTTTGTCCCTCTCCCAGGTTGCGGAGTCGAGATTCGGATCAGGTGTTCGTATCGAAGTGCGACGCCAGTCCGTCCGAACTGCTACTCCGGGGTCCGCAACCGGAGACGGACTGTCGTCCCACCCCCCTCGGCTTCCTCGACTGCGACCATGCCGCCCGACAGTTTGAGGACCCAGTAGACGTACCACAATCCCATTCCCGTCCCGTGGTTCAACGGCTCGACCACCTGAGTCCCCTCCAGGATCGCTCGCTCTTCGGCCGGCAGTCCAGGCCCGGAGTCCCGAACCGCCACTACCACCTGGTCGTCAACGGCCTCGACGGAGACGACCACTCGCGGCTCAACGCCGCCGTCGTGGATGATGGCGTTCGTGATCACCTCCTCGAACGCCGTCGCCACCGCGGGAATCACGCTTACTCGCGTCTCGTCGTCGACACCGGACTCGACGGTGATTGCAGCAGCCGGGTGGTCGGCCCGGACAGCATCGACCGCCTGCTCGAGGAGCGAGTTGATAGCCCTCGGTTCAACGGCCGGGCGCTCGTTTAACAGCGCGACGATCGCGCGGTGCGTATCGGTCACCGACAGCAACTGGTCGGCCTCCTCGACGATCATTCGGGCGGCCGCGGCCTGCTCCCCGCTTGTCGTCTCGGCGAGGTCCTCGGCTGTCCCGCGGATGATGCTCATCTGATTGGCCAGGTTGTGCCGCAACACCCGGTGCAACACCCGCAACTGGCGGGTCGCCTCCACCCGATCGCTTACGTCCTGCTG
The Halostella litorea DNA segment above includes these coding regions:
- a CDS encoding receiver/sensor box histidine kinase, whose product is MFVLHERPILVALSAVPLVASLAVVVVGVAVADERLVPPEFAGRAFAWTVGGIVAIVALDAWILSGVLARGFTLPPTVDIFGVPVPGEFAPLFGVTPFGVLVGFLVGVYDARRIVQQRSIAQLSRINETLRITTQEMVEADDREALEQAVCERLAESEPYDGVWIGRYHEAEEVVRPTAWAGLPDDYVQSIVVTVDESETGGGAGGKAIRTGEIQTVPNVYADPSMEPWWELFEQHGVESLAVVPVVHDDTVYGFFSIYADRRNVFDERESDVLSEVGESMGHAIASIELVDLLAARERELARQNERLEKFAAVVSHDLRNPLNLADGYLGVARESGDEADFQQVRDALDRMEALIEDLLTLARQGADIDEFETADLAAVVDDAWGVAGTDSATLHTQDGLGTVACDPSRLGQLLENLFRNARQHGGADVTVTVGVLDDGFFVADNGPGIPEADRDQVFDVGYTTHDEGTGFGLNIVHDIASAHGWDITLTESDAGGARFEFHGVERDASRHHDHDGP